The genomic segment AAACAGCTTCACTGACATGGATTTGTGGGAGCaagaataattaaaatcataaatcaAGACAGGAATTAATCATGAGCTGTGGCATTTACAGCCTTATCATGTCAAAACTGTATGTGTTTTCTAGTtgggagaggaaaataaagcaagacCACCAGAGCAGAGACACTAGGGTGGTCATTCTCCAGGATGGCTTGTCCAGACTGGGTCATAAGTTCTTCTGCATTGGCACACCCCTGGAAACAGAAATCCAAGATTTCTTTAGATAACTAAATGACAGCCTAATAGGTTCGATGCTCCAACTACCAGAACAATGAACAGGATCCTGTCCTCCTATATTTCGTAGGAATTGAGGATACTAGAGAGGTTGTCCTGCTCACCTACTGTCCTTTGAGAACATATGGAGGACCCGTGAACGAATCTCCTTGGTCTTGGCTCCATAGACAATGGGGTTGACCACGGGTGGTAGTAGTAGGTAGATATTAGCCATCATCACATGGAGCAGGGAGGTAGGGCCACCCATCCTGTGCACTACTGAAAGCCCAATGAGGGGCACATAGAAGACCAGCACAGCACAGAGATGGGACACGCAGGTGTTGAAAGCCTTGATTGCTGCAGCCCGAGAGGACAGCTCCAACACAGCTCTCAGGATGAGGATGTAGGAGAAGCCAATGCAGAGGGAATCCACACCCATTACTGAGAGGATGATGAAGAGTCCGTACACTATATTGACTGTGGTGTCAGTACAGGACAGTTTCATAATGTCTTGGTGCAAACAGAAGGAATGTGTGACAGTATGTGTTTGGCAGTATGACAATCGCTTCAGGATGAAGGGCAATGGGAAGAAGAATACAAatcccctggtcagggcagcTAATCCAATCTTGGCAACGTTAGGCCCTGTGAGCACAGACGCATGCCGCAGTGGGTGGCAGATGGCCACAAAACGGTCAAAAGCCATACCCAGCAGGACAGCTGACTCCATGGCTGACAGAGCATGGATAAGGAACATCTGGGCCAGACAAACATTGAATTCAATTTCCTGGATGCCTGTCAGGAAGAGGCTGGCCATCTTGGGCATAGTGACAGAGGACAGGACTAGGTCAATAGTGGAAAGCATGGCCAGGAAGAGATACATGGGCTCATGCAGGCGCCTTTCTATACGGATGATGAGGACAATGGCCAGGTTGCCCAGGGTGGCCAAAGCATACATAAAGCACAGTGGGAAAGCCAGCCAAAAGTGAATGTTAGGCCCCAGTCCAGGGATGCCCACCAGCAGGAAGTATGCCGGGTGGACCACAGTTCCATTTGGAGTGGCCATGACAGAACCCAAGACCTGAGGTTTTTGCATCGAAGTCCAAGGtctaagaaagggaaaaggggaaacaTCATTCAGTTAGTGgctcagaggagaaaaaagacatAAGGAAAGGGCACGGAAGTAGTGACAGTAGCAAAGAGAAAGACTGAGTATTTCTAGTAATTCTGAActccagcttctctctctctaagtcTCCTTGTGCATACCTCCTTGGAGGTCCCATTAATCTCAGTGTGTGATGACCCACTGAGAAAACATGTTCAACAGCTCTTCATTTTTATGTAGCTGGCCAGGATACTGCACTTGGCCACTTCCCCAACAGAGCAGACCGGCTTGCACAGAACCTTCCACTGGACCCTGGCTCTTCTTGTGCATGTGGGGTTAGGGTTGGTTTAGATCCAGAGTTTGAGGCTCAGTCTGTGGTTGCCTTTAAGACCACTCTGATCTGATTTAGGTAAGTAATCAGGGGTTCAGTCTGGAACTGGATCTTAAGAGACAAGTTTGTGTTTAGCCCTGGGCAGCATTTCTCAGACAGATTTCCTGATAGATTCATCTGAAGCAGTTACTGAGAACACTACCCCCAGGGTCCCACTCCAGGACCAGAGAATAGAATTTTTAGGGGAGGAGTTCAGAAATCTGGTTTAAAAAGCCAGTAAGTCTCTTCTtttgagatgatttttttaatttgagaggtTAAGGAAAAGCTAGTCTGGtgtcctgggaggtggggagatgagGGTGAAGAAAAACTATTATTCCTAACCCCCAAGAAAAATCAGAATCTTTCATCAGGATCTGTCAGGGCCCACTGACAGACCCAGATTGTGCTTGACTGGGATGTGATGAGGAAACCAGCTGaggcataaaaataaaaccagtcatGTTGCGATACTATCTGGTGTCCACAGGCACACCCCCCTTCTTCCATTATTCTTCCTGGTGGTCACATATTGCCCCaggctcctcttccttcctctacaCAGACTACTCTGTTCTAAGCCTCTGTCCTGAGATCCAGACCCATATAACCTGCTGCCTCTTCATACTTCTACTTAGTAACCTATGGGCCTCATACGTACCTTGCCCCAAAGAGGACTCCTTCAGAATGGCACCACTCAGTCACACAAGTCATCCAGTCCCATTTACTCCCATCTTAATTTCTCTGCTTTTTCACCTCCACATGTGATTTTGCTTTTCCAATTAATCTACTATGGCCTTTTCTCTTACTTAACACaccatccctccctcccaacctCATTATATCATCCACTCTGCTCTGATTATGAAGAGAGCTCCCTCACTCACCTTCCTGACTCCACACCCAGTCTGTGTCAATCCACCTTTCACATCACTACCACCTACACAAGCACACTCGACATGCCAGGTTCCTGGTTAGCAACTAACAGGTGATTCCCAAAGCCTTCAACATAGAGTTGAAACCACCTGGTCTGCATTCAAGGCCCTTTGCAGTGCGACTCCAACCTAACTTCCCACCcagcttctgtttccttcttcatcaccaacctccaccaccaccacacacacacacacatttttccctGGGTAAAGGAATTGCCCTTGCCTTTTTTCTTCAGTGAAGAAGGTAGGAGGCTGGAACTGGGGAGTCCAAAGTTCAGAATAGGTCTCAGGAAATACGTTTAAGGAAATTCCTTTTTGAGTAGGTCCCTGAACAATGTCTGGGATTCAGGTCCCTCTAATCTGGGAGGTGTAGAAGCAGGCAGACCTCTCCAGACAACCAGGCTGTCAGCAAAGGCCAGGCTTCCTCAGCAatgcctcctcccctccaggtCTCTGTGACAAGCCACCCCTCATCTCCCCTCCCTGGACTGAGCCTGGCACACTCACCTACAATACCTCTGTCCAAGGCCACTGCCCATATATAGCTTTTCTGGGACCCTAGGGAGAATGAGGGATGATGAAGAATGAATTACTCTGGGCATCCTGGGAGCAACACTCTACTCAGACGCCCCAGGAAAGCTGAGCCCAGTCCAGGGACTGCACTGCTGTTGCTATTCTAAGGACATCTCATGAAACGAGAGGGAAGGCAAGTGTCTTagggtggaaagaagaaaaatgacccACGCTGGGAGAAAGGAGCTACTGGAATTGAGGCGTGGGCACGCACAAAAAAGCACGCAGTCCGGCATATGCACTTTACTACTCACGTTCAAAATGCGCTCTCCAAGGGAATCCCGAGCCGTGTTCAGGCAGCTTCTCGCTTCTTGATACTGCCCCCTTGTGGTAGTCTAGGGGAATTGCAACCCCCTAGACTCCTTGTGGCTGATTGGGCGGTAGATCTAGCAATGACTTCAAGCACCAAAGGCCTGACCTTGAGTCAATTCATTCCACAGCACTATGCTGCCCCTTAGCTCTCCCTCCCCTTCAAGACAATCCTTCCTTCCTTGAGCCACTAATTGTAGTTGTATTCTTTTGCTCTCCCCCAAATGAGAGGGTACCGTGGTCATTTTTATATATAGGACTCTGTGAAGAAACAGACTTGTGTCCAAATTCTAGTCCAACCACTTACTAATGGTATGACCACCCTTATCCTCAGTTTGAGTTGAAAAGTAAAAGGAGATATTAGCAACTCTCCAGTGAATGTTTGTGTTCATATTCAAAACTGGAAGAGCCACTGACATAGAAGGAAATCCAACTGAAATAGTGCTACAAGCGCCAGAGGAAGAAAATACGTTGGGAAGGAAGAGTAGACAGCAGTGCAGAAGGCTTCTGAGAGATCAGGCAGTAAATAGACTAAAAACAGAAGCTCACTAGTTACCTTGAGAGGAGCTGTTGAGGTGAGCTGGTGGGAATAGAATCTTGAATGAAGTAGAGTAAGGAGTGTGTAGGGAAGAAGTAGAGAAAGTGAATGTACACAACTCTTTTAACAAGTTTGTACATGACAAGAATCAATAAAATGGGCAACATGTGAAGAACTGATAGAGCCTAGGAGAGTTTTTAAATGCGTATTTTGGAGCCAGGAGAGATTGAACACAAATGTCAACAGGATGGAATTAGTTGAGAGGCTCTCTGTCCTTTACCTCTCATATTACTAGTGGGGTTCTTCAAGGCTATGATCCTACGCAACTCTCTATCCTTCCCCCTCTATATGGTAACCATGAGTAGAGTGGGAGCAATATCACCTGCTCCCATAGCTTCTATCTCCCAAACAATCCACACCAATATCCTGAACTCAAGACGTAGCAATGTCTAGGACATCACCATTCGGTTGTCCCTAGGGCACCTTAAACTCAGCACATACAACTAAGCTCATTATCTCTGGTCCTCTGTCTCTGCTCCTAATCTACGTTTTCTGTTTCTTATCACAGAAATAATTATGTTGCCCAATCCAGATATCTAGAAGCCATCATCTCTGCCTttacgctctctctctctctctctctctctctctcctccccccttctcCAAACCCATCCAGTCAATCACCAAGTCCTCTTcattcagatggccaatagacatatgaaaggtgctcagtgtcactaatcatcagagaaatgaagttaaaaccacagtgagatcaTCCTCATACCTGTCAGGATAACtatcactaataaatcaacaaactagtattggagaggatgtgaagaaaagggaacccttgtgcactacaAGGGGTTCCAAATtagtgcagctactatggaaaacatagtatagaggttcttcaaaaaatgtaaaatggaacTACCTCATGACagaacaattccacttctgaggatatccaaagaaacccaaaacacaaattgGAAGAATATAtggtctacggccataccaccctgagcACTCCCGATCTTGTctgaaagaatgtatgcacctctatatttattgcagcattacttacaatagccaagatatggaaggaacccaagtgcccatcagtagatgagtggataaaaaagctgtggtacatatatacaatggaatattactcagccataaaaaaatgaaatcttactatttacAACAGCCTGGATGAaactaaagggtattatgctcagtgaaataagtcagttaaagaaagacaaatgccatatgatttcacttacatgtgaaatctaaagaaaaaataaataaacaaacaaatggaaacagactcacagacacagagagagtactggtggttgccagagttGAGAGTCTGTTGAGGAACTGAGTGAaagaggtgcagggattaagaagtaaaaactggaaattataaaagagtcatggggatataaagtacagcatgaggaatatagtcaataacattctAGTAATTGTGTATAGTGccaagtgggtactggaaatatctgAGGGAACACttggtaaagtatatgattgtctaaccacacctgaaccaatacaaaataatgttgaaattaaaatgtaactgaaaaatactattcagcagaaagaaacaaggagctcATACTCTTTGCCACAGCACGAGGagctggatggaactggagagcattatgctaagtgaaataaaccaggcagtgagggacaaataccatatgatctcacctttaagtggaacctaaccaacaaaacaaacaagcaagaaaaatagaaccaaagacattcaaatgaagaacaatctgacagtaaccagaggggaagtgggaggggataatggggggaaatgggtgaagcgatttcaggaacaactacaaaagacacatggacaaaaccaaggggggtgggatcagaggagggaggtggggatggtttggagggggggggggtaaaatgcagacgactgtacttgaacaacaataaaataaataaattttaaaaaagaaaaatagaaaaaaattcacaagtcttttttaatttttctcctggaTATCTCATGAATTAGATTATTTTTCCCATCTCCTTTGCCTTTACTCCAGTTCAAGCCAAGAAAACCTCTTGCCTAAATCATCAGAATAATTTGTTCACTGCTGAGCCTCATTGAAGATTTTTCCTACCAATTCACAGTGGGCAGCATGATCTTCAAAACACAAATCAGTCTGTAGTATCTTCCCAGTGACATTAGAATGAAAAGTTGGAGTTCATACTTCCTAACCCAGCTCCTAAGGCTTCCATGAGCCATCTCAGTGTATCTCTATACCCCCATCCTAGCAAGTCTACCTCTTCTTTTTCATACCAAGTCCCAGAGGTACCAAAATTATCCCATGGCTACGATGTGCCATGCCTTATCTCACTTTTCAGCTTTCACATATTTTTCCACATGGGAAAGACACACATCCTACTTCCTGCtcttattaattctttttaagtatatcttattaattatgctattacagttgtgccatgttttttctcccctttatcccccctctgccctgcaacttccacccttagttcatgtccatagatagtacatataagttctttggtttctccatttcctatactattcttaacctccccctgtctattttgtacctaccacttatgtttcttattccctgtaccttttcccccattcttccccctccctctccctgctgatacctctccatgtgatctccatttctgtgattctgttactgttctagttgtttgcttagttcattttttgtctttgtttttgtttttaggttcaattgttgataggtgtgagtttgttgtcattttactgttcatagttctgatcttctttttcttagataagccctttaatatttcataataatggcttggtgatgatgaactcctttaacttgaccttatctgggaagcactttatctgcccttccattctaaatgatagctttgctggatacagtaatcttggatgtaggtccttgcctttcatgactttgaatacttgaatactatgcaaagtgaaatataggaaaatatacagggaaccaacagtgaagggaaggaaaacaggactcaaatcaataatctggagcagaaagaagaaataaacattcaaccagaacagaatgaagaaacaagaattcaaaaaaaattaggagaggcttaggaacccctgggacaactttaaacattccaacatctgaatcacaggggcgccagagggagaagaggaagagcaagaagtagaaaacttatttgaacaaataatgaaggagaacttccccaatctggcaaaggaaatagacttccaggaagtccaggaagctcagagtcccaaaaaggtggggcccaaggaggaacaaaccaagccacatcataattacattagccaagactaaagataaggagagaatcttaaaagtagcaagagaaaaggagttacctacaaaggactttccataagactatcagctggtttctcaaaagaaacctttcaggcaagaaggggctggaaagaagtattcttaTTAAATCTTAACCTTCAAGCGTCTGTTTAAACATTTGTGCTTAGGAAGATATTTCCTGGCTCCTAATCTTAATGGAGCcactttactcattttttaaatatattttattgattatgctattacagttgtcccatattctcccctttattcccctccaccctcccatccacattttccccctttaattcatgttcatgagtcatgcatataagttctttggcttctacatttcctatactattcttaacctccccctgtctatttcatatctttcatttatgcttcttatccctgtacattttcccctattctcccctgtccccctcccagctgataaccctccatgtgctctctatttctgtgaatctgttcctgttctagttgtttgcttagtttgcttttatttttgttttgttttaggttcagttgttgatagttgtgagtttgttgtcattttactgttcatagttttgaccatcttctttttttagataagtccctctaacatttcatataagggtttggtgatgatgaactcctttaatttgaccttatctgggaagcactttatctgcccttccattctaaatgatagctttgctggatacagtaatcttggatgtaggtccttgcctttcatgacttggaatacttcttgccagccccttcttgcctgtaaggtctcttttgggaaatcagctgacagtcttatgggaactcccttgtaggtaattgtccccttttctcttgctgcttttaatattctctttttatctttagtcttgggtaatgtaattatgatgtgccttggtgtgttcctccttgggtccagcttctttgggactctctgagcttcctggacttcctggaagtctatttcctttgccagattggggaagttctccttcattatttgttcaaataagttttcaatttcttactcttcttcttctccttctgttacccctatgatttggatgttggaatgtttcaagatgtcctggaggttcctaagcctctcctcatttttttgaattcctgttttttcattctgttctggttgaatgtttccttcttccttctggtccacaccattggtttgagctctggtttccttcccttccctgttggttccctgtacattttcctttatttcatttagcacagccttcattttttcatctaatttgtgaccatattcaaccaattctgtgagcatcgtgattactagtgttttgaactgtgtgtctgataggttggctatctcttcatcacttagttgtattttttctggagctctgatctgttctttcatttgggccattttttttatttttatttttatttttatttttttttttgtctcagcatgcctgtcaCATATAatggacggagccttaggtgttcaccagggtggggcagcccacatCCATAggttgtgatgctatatgtgggggaggagtcctggaggaaacaatgccacttgcactgctctctgctggttttcagtcacttcccccactattcacaatcaaattggtgctgattcctgggtgggtgggtttgtgtacattctaggaccctctgggtctctccaaaaaactctcctgtgaggctgggagtttctcctgctgccacctcaacccccacaggtgttttcaatcagatgtttgaggttttatttccccatgttagaactctgggttgcaaggtctgtcacccagtccaccagctgctgccttgccagccagctgcaactttgcccaccctgctccacaatccaccacctcgctgggtcagCCAGCCGCCATCTTGCTGCAAGTCCtatctgcccagctgcctgtctccacccctcctaccagtctggatgaatgtttcttctttaactccttggttgtcggacttccatatatttctattttctgtcagttctggttggtttttgtttttaaatgtgttgttgtccttgttttggttgtgcgaggaggcacagtgtgtctacctatggctccatcttggccagaagtctggaaCCACTTtactcttttctctttgtttaactTAAAGCATTTAACGTTATGAAATTAATTATTTCTCATACTTCTGAGCAGATCTTATCCTCCTTTTTGGTAAGGGGGATAACACTTATGTGAATATTTAAAAGAGGAGGTTTACAGAATCCTCTTTGGATTTGTTCCCAATGCAGAGATTATTGGTCCTCTCATTGATGTTCACTCATAACTCACATTTACGTTATTTGAACTGAGACATGTCTAATGAGAAGTTCCCTTAAATTTTTGGTAGCAACATCAGGTACCAAGCTGGTTCAATTCTTAATGGCTATTTTTCACAGGaactttttaaacagtttttcaCTTGTTACAGTAATGATACTCACTAAGGTAGATCATGGTATgggttttaaaataatactatacacctatttttttcaatattttcacaAGAAAAAGTCAATCAACATAAACAGACTGTTAAAAGGTCCAACCAATGATGGAAAACTTTAGCTAAGAATATACTGAAATTGTCATCCTAGGAGGCCCCACATGAGATGAATTTGTGGATAATTGTTCCCCAACACCTTGTCATGACACCTTAACTGTCCCTCAATGTGGCATTCTTTCAGTTCCTCAAATGCAAGTTCTCTCTCCTCACACCTACTTTTAAGCATTTGTTCAAACTCTGGCTTAGTCTGGAATGGTCAACCTCTTTGTTCCCCTCCTATACATACTAACCATTCTTAGATTCCATCTTAGGTGCTACTTCTACAAGAATATCTGTCCTTTAAGAAAATGTTCACTTGTCTCCAAGGGTGTCCAAATTCCATTTGCCGATGAGTAATGCCATAGATTTTTGTTAAGAGATACTGATGGTATGTCAATACAAAACCTCAAATACCCTCAATGAAAAGAGCATAGTTTTGCCTGAAGATAGAGATGATTCCTTATGTTGATAATGCATAGTAAGGCAAGAAAATAACTATACGATATAGGAGTTAGACAAAGGAAATTATATAATCATTATTTGTGGGTAAGTGATTGCATAtgtagaaaaatgcaaaaaaaaatctgtcaagaAATAATTTGAATTAATAGGTAAGTATATAAAGGCTGCTGAATAAAAGGCCAATGTACAAAATTCcactctatttttaataaaaatagatatgatttttttaaaaaagctttacaATAGTATAAAAAATCATGTATCTAAGATTAAATCTAATAAAGGATATAAAAGAACTTCTACATAGAAAACCAGAAGTTAtctttaagagaaactgaagaagacctaaataaatggaataaatgtagatattatataacatataatatctcaatattatatatatactcagaaaaaaatgaatgaaatcttgccatttgtgataacatgggTGGAATTTGAAGCTGTTATTATGCTAAGCCAAGTCAGAGTAAAACAAATaaagtatgatttcacttatatgtgaaatctagaaaaaacaaaacagaaacagaccaatAGATAcaagaacaagctgatggtttcCAAAGCAGAGGTGGATGGggagatggggaaaaaaagaaagcatctaTGTATAAGCAGAGAAATGGGTTGGGATATTTAGCAAAAAATGTgtgaaatagaaattttaaaaagagacactATATAAACTACAAGAAACCCAGGAACAAGGGAACATATGGAAAGCGTATAACATTGTTTGGGATAgatttcaggaa from the Desmodus rotundus isolate HL8 chromosome 5, HLdesRot8A.1, whole genome shotgun sequence genome contains:
- the OR51D1 gene encoding olfactory receptor 51D1 yields the protein MQKPQVLGSVMATPNGTVVHPAYFLLVGIPGLGPNIHFWLAFPLCFMYALATLGNLAIVLIIRIERRLHEPMYLFLAMLSTIDLVLSSVTMPKMASLFLTGIQEIEFNVCLAQMFLIHALSAMESAVLLGMAFDRFVAICHPLRHASVLTGPNVAKIGLAALTRGFVFFFPLPFILKRLSYCQTHTVTHSFCLHQDIMKLSCTDTTVNIVYGLFIILSVMGVDSLCIGFSYILILRAVLELSSRAAAIKAFNTCVSHLCAVLVFYVPLIGLSVVHRMGGPTSLLHVMMANIYLLLPPVVNPIVYGAKTKEIRSRVLHMFSKDSR